One Methanocaldococcus infernus ME DNA segment encodes these proteins:
- the mvk gene encoding mevalonate kinase has product MKAKGKVIFFGEHAVVYGYTALSLPINLSTNVNIKKNDNLVIELKNLNKKLGFEEAKKDKDFRYVIKAIELLKVKEPFFLSVSSELPVSCGLGSSASVVVATIRALSKFFNLNLPKKEIAKLSHRVEREVQGKASITDTYTISYERALKIRNNEFSFIDEFEKTVREEKLYIAYVEEREMKTADLIKVVSEKEEKEEIFKEIEEITREALSSDVERIKELMLENHKLLDKLGVSTKGLNRVVRLAKKFGCGAKLTGAGGGGCVIILGDLNEEEKELIEKIVKSLYLA; this is encoded by the coding sequence ATGAAGGCTAAGGGAAAGGTTATTTTCTTTGGAGAGCATGCTGTAGTCTATGGCTATACAGCTCTCTCTTTACCAATAAATTTATCCACCAATGTAAATATTAAAAAAAATGATAATTTAGTTATTGAGCTAAAGAATCTTAATAAAAAGTTAGGTTTTGAAGAGGCTAAGAAAGATAAGGACTTTAGATATGTTATTAAAGCTATAGAGCTTTTAAAGGTTAAAGAGCCTTTCTTTTTATCTGTAAGTTCAGAGCTTCCAGTGAGTTGTGGGCTTGGAAGCTCTGCCTCTGTGGTTGTAGCCACTATAAGGGCTTTATCAAAATTTTTTAACCTTAACTTACCTAAGAAAGAGATAGCCAAGCTTTCCCATAGGGTTGAGAGAGAAGTTCAAGGAAAAGCAAGTATCACTGACACTTACACAATCTCCTATGAGAGGGCATTAAAAATAAGAAATAATGAATTTAGTTTCATTGATGAATTTGAAAAAACTGTTAGAGAGGAAAAGTTGTATATAGCTTATGTTGAAGAGAGGGAAATGAAGACAGCTGATCTTATTAAAGTGGTTTCTGAAAAAGAGGAGAAGGAGGAGATTTTTAAGGAGATTGAGGAAATAACAAGGGAAGCCTTAAGCTCAGATGTGGAGAGAATTAAAGAGCTTATGTTAGAGAATCATAAGCTATTAGATAAATTAGGAGTCTCTACAAAAGGGTTAAATAGAGTTGTTAGATTAGCTAAAAAATTTGGTTGTGGGGCTAAGCTAACAGGGGCTGGGGGAGGAGGATGTGTAATTATCTTAGGGGATTTAAATGAAGAAGAAAAAGAGTTAATAGAAAAGATTGTTAAAAGCCTCTACCTTGCATAA
- a CDS encoding carbohydrate ABC transporter permease — protein MRDIETGKKKYTYITILILLILSFPIILGYLLLILSSFSTHMITNLDFTSFSFTLKNWIMIFQGNLSTLGGIKNDISSIILNTCIVALGVSIVVTFVSTLSAYSLSRMDFKGRKELMILLLLLHAFPGVALIIGVYLLYFLTLPKSYDLIRVYSFIYVILARAALEIPMSVWIMKGFFDNIPWELEWAGVIDGASRIKIWWKIMLPLVKPGILAVSLFAFLAGWEDIIYVRTFLFDQTLATFIESNINVEFSQMPLIAAVGTLYLLPTIVFFIIAQKLLLKSYSGGVKG, from the coding sequence ATGAGAGATATTGAAACAGGAAAAAAGAAATATACATATATTACTATATTGATATTATTAATATTAAGTTTTCCTATAATATTAGGCTATTTGTTACTTATATTATCAAGTTTTAGTACTCATATGATTACAAATTTGGATTTTACATCATTTTCTTTTACTCTAAAAAACTGGATAATGATCTTTCAAGGGAATCTATCTACATTAGGAGGGATTAAAAATGATATAAGTAGTATTATTTTAAATACATGTATAGTTGCCTTAGGAGTTTCTATAGTAGTGACTTTTGTAAGTACTTTATCTGCATATTCTCTATCAAGAATGGATTTTAAAGGTAGGAAAGAACTAATGATTTTATTACTACTTTTACATGCCTTTCCAGGAGTTGCATTAATTATTGGGGTATATTTGCTTTATTTTTTAACTTTACCAAAAAGTTATGATTTAATTAGAGTATACTCTTTTATATACGTTATTTTAGCAAGAGCTGCTCTTGAAATCCCAATGTCAGTTTGGATAATGAAAGGGTTTTTTGATAATATTCCGTGGGAACTTGAATGGGCAGGAGTGATTGATGGAGCGTCAAGAATTAAAATTTGGTGGAAGATTATGCTTCCACTTGTTAAACCTGGGATACTTGCTGTATCTTTATTTGCATTTTTAGCAGGGTGGGAAGATATTATTTACGTAAGAACTTTCTTATTTGATCAAACATTAGCGACCTTTATTGAATCTAATATAAATGTCGAATTTTCCCAAATGCCATTAATAGCAGCTGTTGGTACATTATATTTACTACCTACTATAGTATTCTTCATTATTGCCCAAAAACTTTTACTAAAAAGTTATTCTGGAGGGGTTAAAGGGTAA
- a CDS encoding extracellular solute-binding protein, which translates to MRHVKIFVILMIGMIICSIISGCVNNETTSKSSMKNVELTGNFKKDVINIGKTLENNGIKVVKFSVWGAGDPNSVMRVYGIVEAANRINKIWEDNGIDVKIKVDTYYVSSFQNLYKDYLSKQPLGMAGDFFVNSYVYVPILAKEGYILNINEYVKKYEHDLSDYYPVLLKVCKYNGEFYALPQDTEVRPLYINKKVAEKIGIDIKNFPKEVEEGKITWSDIYNYAKKAKNMGLVKWGILHRKGSAHPDLIQFIYAFNGTLYDKKNNKLVLDVPAVYKWLYVEWKFARDRLIPKDMMVWDWRKQIHPTVLKGETLFWIGGSWNWAEWQTKNYVGKPFTAEELRNMFSYSLFPAGERGCKPVTLSQPFVWMINSKVGEENSKYNELKDVYQKLAFLMVLKANDPDINAIHCIISAHLPIREKAAKLLENDNWINKVKNLDINFSPEVKNSIKDIVKRTVNPINAKFLASLTYMLNYTHFAPSHPEYPALADIFTTAVDKVLRGEMTPKEAIEFIIQKINANPDLKQNTEIIGKVPKNWKFPQ; encoded by the coding sequence ATGAGACATGTAAAAATATTTGTAATCTTAATGATTGGAATGATTATTTGTAGTATCATTAGTGGTTGTGTTAATAATGAAACTACCAGCAAAAGCAGCATGAAGAATGTTGAATTGACTGGAAATTTTAAAAAAGATGTTATTAATATTGGAAAAACCTTAGAAAATAATGGAATTAAAGTTGTAAAGTTTTCAGTTTGGGGAGCAGGGGATCCAAATAGTGTTATGAGAGTTTATGGTATTGTAGAGGCTGCAAATAGAATAAATAAAATTTGGGAAGATAACGGGATAGATGTTAAAATTAAGGTAGACACTTATTATGTTTCTTCATTCCAAAATCTTTATAAGGATTATTTGAGTAAACAGCCATTAGGTATGGCAGGAGACTTTTTTGTAAATAGTTATGTTTACGTTCCTATTTTAGCTAAAGAAGGTTATATTTTAAATATAAATGAATATGTTAAAAAATATGAACATGATTTAAGTGATTATTATCCAGTTCTTTTAAAAGTTTGTAAATACAATGGAGAATTTTATGCACTGCCACAAGATACAGAAGTTAGGCCATTATATATTAATAAAAAAGTTGCAGAGAAAATAGGTATTGATATTAAAAACTTCCCAAAAGAAGTTGAAGAAGGTAAAATTACTTGGAGTGATATCTATAACTATGCTAAAAAAGCTAAAAATATGGGCTTAGTTAAATGGGGTATTTTACATAGAAAAGGTTCAGCTCATCCAGATTTAATACAATTTATTTATGCTTTTAATGGTACCCTCTATGACAAGAAAAATAATAAATTGGTTTTAGATGTTCCAGCGGTTTACAAATGGTTATATGTAGAATGGAAGTTTGCTAGAGATAGGTTAATTCCTAAAGATATGATGGTATGGGATTGGAGAAAGCAAATCCATCCAACAGTACTTAAAGGGGAGACATTATTCTGGATAGGAGGTTCTTGGAATTGGGCAGAATGGCAAACTAAAAATTATGTTGGCAAGCCATTTACCGCTGAAGAATTGAGAAATATGTTTAGCTATTCCCTCTTCCCAGCAGGAGAAAGAGGGTGTAAACCTGTAACACTTAGCCAACCATTTGTTTGGATGATAAATTCTAAAGTTGGTGAGGAAAATAGTAAGTATAATGAACTAAAAGATGTTTATCAAAAGTTAGCTTTCTTAATGGTCTTAAAGGCAAATGATCCTGATATAAACGCTATCCATTGTATAATTAGTGCTCATTTACCAATTAGAGAAAAAGCTGCAAAATTATTAGAGAATGATAACTGGATAAATAAAGTTAAAAATTTAGACATTAATTTTAGTCCAGAGGTCAAAAATTCCATAAAAGACATAGTTAAAAGAACAGTCAATCCAATTAATGCTAAATTCTTAGCTAGTTTAACTTATATGTTAAACTACACTCATTTCGCTCCTTCACATCCTGAATACCCAGCATTAGCTGATATATTTACTACAGCTGTAGATAAGGTTCTTAGAGGAGAAATGACTCCTAAAGAAGCTATAGAATTTATCATACAAAAAATTAATGCTAATCCCGATCTAAAACAAAATACTGAAATTATAGGAAAAGTTCCTAAAAACTGGAAATTTCCACAATAA
- a CDS encoding oligosaccharide repeat unit polymerase family protein: MIELSHLFLLISCIYLIFSNVSLYAFLAFLSSAIIFYISFNIGKKFSFLVKVKELCNYKRDEKIGLILMVIGIIFLVLDLLWVRDIPLFNPEVRRFLNVGFTLISRFFILGWAIYLASSNLDKKRAIIYTLIFSAMVMLIGYRTSVIVLLISSIFALYYKGEIKNRELLALFSIVFLIFLLMSIIRLMVLKVSGNPIISRISLTMSVYDIIFNYFNGSFNYYLHYSAILSYLGLAKAPRAVIANFLGIYGVTITPTVVGAVVGDYGTLAIIPYFGILGMFLGFYYMIAKKLKGIYLGVYSVLAAYTLVSIESGILDLDVIFYYFLGLLLCIYAILSRKLRK, from the coding sequence ATGATAGAACTAAGCCATCTCTTCCTATTGATTTCTTGTATTTACTTAATATTTTCAAATGTTTCATTATATGCTTTTTTAGCATTTCTCTCTTCAGCCATAATTTTCTACATCTCATTTAATATTGGAAAAAAATTTTCTTTTTTAGTTAAGGTAAAAGAGCTTTGCAATTATAAAAGAGATGAGAAAATTGGATTAATATTAATGGTTATAGGAATTATATTTTTAGTTCTTGACCTACTTTGGGTTAGAGACATTCCTCTTTTTAACCCAGAGGTTAGGAGATTTTTAAATGTTGGCTTTACATTAATCTCAAGGTTTTTTATCTTAGGTTGGGCAATATACTTAGCCTCTTCAAATTTAGATAAGAAGAGAGCTATAATATATACATTAATTTTTTCAGCAATGGTCATGTTAATTGGCTATAGGACAAGTGTTATAGTCCTCTTAATATCATCAATCTTTGCCCTATACTACAAAGGAGAAATTAAAAATAGAGAGTTGTTAGCTCTATTCTCTATTGTCTTCTTAATCTTTTTATTAATGTCTATTATAAGATTGATGGTTTTAAAGGTTTCAGGAAATCCTATAATTTCAAGGATCTCCTTAACCATGAGTGTCTATGATATAATCTTTAACTACTTTAATGGATCATTTAATTACTATCTACACTACTCAGCAATCCTCTCCTATTTAGGTTTGGCAAAGGCTCCAAGGGCTGTTATAGCTAACTTCTTAGGGATTTATGGAGTAACTATAACCCCTACAGTTGTAGGAGCAGTTGTTGGGGACTATGGAACCTTAGCCATAATCCCATATTTTGGAATATTGGGGATGTTTTTAGGCTTTTATTATATGATTGCCAAAAAATTGAAAGGAATCTATTTAGGAGTTTATAGTGTTTTGGCTGCTTATACTTTGGTTAGTATAGAGAGTGGAATCTTAGACTTAGATGTCATTTTCTACTACTTCTTAGGGTTGTTATTATGCATCTATGCAATATTATCAAGAAAGTTAAGGAAGTAA
- a CDS encoding carbohydrate ABC transporter permease, giving the protein MNSREKIKTLSFFLFPMIIMIMLFYLIPLLITIYISFTDMKNWNVEKYLNNFVGLFNYEKLFYMFQHDPTFKAIILTTIVFIGITLIINVFGGLLLSLFTYFIDEKSGSFFRLLWLLPRMTPIAVYSLIWYYFFHGSKIGTLNSILMKLGIISNPIPWGQIIPWGAWTIIIFVNGLVGISFGMIVFTSALNQIPKELIIAARIDGASTWDISRKILIPLIKWHLLYVLTWQFLSLLTTYSHIFLLVEWNLVDNSYGTTLALYVFNTAFGKGVLDQGLASAAAVVLSIIGIIGGIITLKVLKFDKMMKKPKGEI; this is encoded by the coding sequence ATGAATAGTAGAGAAAAAATAAAAACTCTTTCCTTTTTTCTTTTTCCTATGATAATAATGATTATGTTATTTTATCTTATTCCTTTACTTATAACCATATACATAAGTTTTACAGACATGAAAAATTGGAATGTTGAAAAATATTTAAATAATTTTGTAGGACTTTTCAATTATGAAAAGTTATTTTACATGTTCCAACATGATCCAACATTTAAAGCTATTATTTTAACTACAATAGTGTTTATTGGAATTACACTTATTATTAATGTCTTTGGTGGATTACTATTATCATTATTTACATATTTTATAGATGAAAAATCTGGATCTTTTTTTAGACTTTTATGGTTACTTCCAAGAATGACACCAATTGCAGTTTATAGTTTAATATGGTATTATTTTTTCCATGGTAGTAAAATTGGAACATTAAATTCAATTTTAATGAAATTAGGAATTATTTCCAATCCTATTCCTTGGGGGCAAATAATTCCCTGGGGAGCTTGGACTATAATTATCTTTGTAAATGGTCTTGTTGGAATAAGCTTTGGAATGATAGTTTTTACTTCAGCATTAAATCAAATTCCAAAAGAACTTATAATTGCTGCAAGAATTGATGGAGCTTCAACTTGGGACATTTCAAGAAAAATATTAATTCCCTTAATAAAATGGCATCTTCTTTATGTGTTAACTTGGCAGTTTTTAAGTTTGCTAACAACATATTCCCATATCTTCTTACTTGTTGAGTGGAATTTAGTGGATAATAGCTATGGAACTACCCTTGCATTATATGTTTTTAATACAGCATTTGGAAAAGGAGTGTTAGATCAGGGTTTAGCTTCTGCTGCTGCGGTAGTTCTTTCAATAATAGGCATTATTGGTGGAATTATAACTTTAAAGGTTTTAAAATTTGATAAAATGATGAAAAAGCCAAAAGGAGAGATATAA
- a CDS encoding TrmB family transcriptional regulator sugar-binding domain-containing protein, translating to MKIKLNAIEILVIVAILITLSAFTYKFLFHNEKYVFSGDEMYKCAWMCNKILGQGFPLNATVIGVWTKSKEKFNGTVEIYSARGGTLYAIYNNSPITIGGRLAYKEDVAAEKIILKPIGKKIDIYELEPIEGKDLREVINKIESSINESNILAVKISGTIGINSKTYKPADQIELLNKVYIESLKGMRIQFLDNGLIVSGTYYLEGLKELSKYVNASKVVTNRLKIYVITN from the coding sequence ATGAAGATTAAGCTAAATGCCATAGAAATTTTAGTTATTGTTGCAATTCTTATAACTTTGTCAGCTTTCACCTATAAATTTCTATTTCATAATGAGAAATATGTGTTTTCTGGAGATGAGATGTATAAATGTGCCTGGATGTGTAATAAAATATTAGGCCAAGGATTTCCCTTAAATGCTACAGTCATAGGAGTTTGGACAAAAAGTAAGGAAAAGTTTAATGGGACAGTTGAGATTTACTCAGCAAGGGGAGGAACATTATATGCCATCTATAACAACAGTCCAATAACCATAGGTGGAAGATTAGCTTATAAAGAAGATGTAGCTGCTGAAAAAATTATCTTAAAGCCTATTGGGAAGAAAATAGATATTTATGAGTTAGAACCAATTGAGGGAAAAGATCTTAGAGAAGTTATTAATAAGATAGAGAGCTCAATCAATGAAAGTAACATTTTAGCAGTAAAAATTAGTGGAACTATTGGAATTAACTCAAAAACTTACAAACCAGCTGATCAAATTGAGCTATTGAATAAAGTTTATATAGAAAGTTTAAAAGGAATGAGAATTCAATTTTTAGACAATGGCTTAATAGTTTCTGGAACTTACTATTTAGAAGGGTTAAAAGAGCTTAGCAAGTATGTAAATGCCTCAAAAGTAGTTACAAATAGATTAAAAATTTATGTCATAACTAATTAA
- a CDS encoding nucleotidyltransferase domain-containing protein produces MRIRDFIKTSEGLYFAVNSYVHPEDRVFAFLRYVPYELGKHYSDEVREIDGEKYVKLSDSKIAYKFLEENFKDYLFYDNYLNVLMHAVPKEKIEKVYYPKRRLEEIIEEPKNRLEEKIRKLALIFEDYGIPMSQMGVTGSTLIRLNNENSDIDFIIYGSKWHRLGREYLKMAVEEGKLESLNLEFWEKAYKKRIKDNTLSFEDFLFHEKRKWNRGVIDNTMFDLLFVREWDEINENYGEKRFKPLGYVKIRARVLDDSFIFDNPALYIVEHEEVREVVSFTHTYAGQCFKGEEMEVRGKLEEVITKEGSYKRVVVGTTREAYNEYIKLIR; encoded by the coding sequence ATGAGGATTAGAGATTTTATAAAAACAAGTGAAGGTTTGTACTTTGCTGTTAACTCCTATGTCCATCCAGAGGATAGAGTTTTTGCCTTTTTAAGATATGTGCCTTATGAGCTTGGGAAACACTACAGTGATGAGGTTAGAGAGATAGATGGAGAGAAGTATGTTAAGCTATCAGATAGTAAAATAGCCTATAAATTCTTAGAGGAGAACTTTAAAGATTATTTATTCTATGATAACTATCTAAATGTTTTAATGCATGCTGTACCTAAAGAAAAGATTGAAAAAGTTTATTATCCAAAGAGGAGGTTAGAGGAAATTATAGAAGAGCCAAAAAATAGGTTGGAGGAGAAGATTAGAAAGTTAGCTCTAATCTTTGAAGATTATGGAATTCCAATGAGTCAGATGGGAGTGACTGGATCAACATTAATAAGGCTAAATAATGAAAATTCTGATATAGACTTTATCATTTATGGTAGCAAGTGGCACAGGTTGGGAAGAGAATACTTAAAGATGGCTGTTGAAGAAGGGAAGTTAGAAAGCCTAAATTTAGAGTTTTGGGAAAAAGCTTATAAAAAGAGGATAAAAGATAATACTCTAAGCTTTGAAGACTTTCTCTTTCATGAAAAAAGGAAGTGGAATAGGGGAGTTATAGATAATACTATGTTTGACCTCCTCTTTGTTAGAGAGTGGGATGAAATTAATGAAAATTATGGGGAGAAAAGATTTAAGCCTTTAGGTTATGTGAAGATAAGAGCAAGAGTTTTAGATGACAGCTTTATCTTTGACAATCCAGCTTTATATATAGTTGAGCATGAAGAAGTAAGAGAAGTAGTTTCCTTCACCCATACTTATGCTGGTCAGTGCTTTAAAGGGGAAGAGATGGAGGTTAGGGGAAAGTTAGAGGAAGTGATAACTAAGGAAGGAAGCTATAAGAGGGTTGTAGTTGGAACAACAAGAGAGGCTTACAATGAATATATAAAGCTGATAAGATGA
- a CDS encoding DUF166 domain-containing protein, producing the protein MKALFIYHEGNKIMEKFYNNLINAPDFCKICEDCYNCRGDWSYKNYVDKMIIKKADEEFIDEPEEYFEDVPKAEYYIAQLHEDLLYHLAHLIEGKALIVPSESPHDLSLGMRRELEKICKERGIIFKNPKPFCSLEGLDEFTNFFKIGKPKVEVIVENDIIRNVKVLVSSPCGETYYIAKRLKGKKLDEMDKEIADAHHNYPCLASMELDKELGDTILHKAGYIAREAFKLG; encoded by the coding sequence ATGAAAGCTCTATTTATATATCATGAAGGGAACAAGATTATGGAAAAGTTCTACAACAACTTAATTAATGCTCCAGACTTCTGTAAGATATGTGAAGATTGTTACAACTGTAGGGGAGATTGGAGTTATAAGAATTATGTTGATAAGATGATTATAAAGAAAGCTGATGAAGAGTTTATAGATGAGCCTGAGGAATACTTTGAAGATGTGCCTAAGGCAGAGTATTACATAGCTCAGCTACATGAAGATCTTCTTTACCATCTTGCTCATCTCATTGAAGGGAAAGCTTTAATTGTTCCTTCAGAGAGCCCTCATGATTTATCCTTAGGGATGAGAAGAGAGTTAGAAAAAATTTGTAAAGAGAGAGGGATTATTTTTAAAAATCCTAAGCCCTTCTGCTCCTTAGAAGGGTTGGATGAATTCACCAACTTCTTTAAGATTGGAAAGCCAAAGGTTGAAGTAATTGTTGAAAATGATATAATAAGGAATGTTAAAGTTCTTGTTTCTTCTCCATGTGGGGAAACTTATTATATAGCTAAGAGGCTAAAGGGGAAGAAGTTGGATGAGATGGATAAAGAGATTGCTGATGCTCACCATAACTATCCATGCTTAGCTAGTATGGAACTTGATAAAGAGCTTGGAGATACTATTTTACATAAAGCTGGCTATATAGCAAGAGAAGCTTTTAAATTAGGCTAA
- a CDS encoding ABC transporter ATP-binding protein, translating to MTKIVLENITKKFSGYTALDNINLKIRDKEFMALLGPSGSGKSTLLYTIAGIYKPTSGKIYFDDIDVTELPPKDRNIGLVFQNWALYPHMKVFNNIAFPLELRKYPKQEIEKKVKEIAKMLQIDHLLNRYPHQLSGGQQQRVAIARALVKEPNVLLLDEPLSNLDALLKIEVRAELKRLQKELGITTVYVTHDQAEALAMADRIAIIRKGKILQIGSPYEVYYKPKYKFVGKFLGNPPMNFIEANVENDFLIVNDNKIPLPQHYKGIIKKLNINKVILGFRPHDANIIKGTFNNGIYGEIYSFEPLGKEQIVTISIGDTFIKVLTSEDEKFNFGEKVTVIIREDRVILFDKKTEKALEYLA from the coding sequence ATGACTAAAATTGTTTTAGAAAATATTACTAAAAAGTTTAGTGGATATACAGCTTTGGATAATATTAATTTAAAGATTCGTGATAAAGAATTCATGGCATTATTGGGACCTTCTGGAAGTGGTAAATCTACATTATTATATACAATAGCAGGAATTTATAAACCAACAAGTGGCAAAATTTATTTTGATGACATAGATGTTACAGAATTGCCTCCAAAAGATAGAAATATAGGGTTAGTTTTTCAAAATTGGGCATTGTATCCTCACATGAAAGTTTTTAATAATATAGCATTTCCTTTGGAATTAAGAAAATATCCAAAACAAGAAATTGAAAAAAAGGTAAAGGAAATTGCTAAAATGCTTCAAATTGATCACCTTCTCAATAGATACCCACATCAGTTAAGTGGAGGACAACAGCAAAGAGTGGCTATAGCAAGAGCTTTAGTAAAAGAACCAAATGTTTTATTGTTAGATGAACCATTAAGTAATTTAGATGCTTTACTTAAAATTGAAGTTAGAGCTGAATTAAAAAGACTACAAAAAGAATTGGGAATTACCACTGTTTATGTTACGCATGATCAAGCTGAAGCTTTAGCAATGGCTGACAGGATTGCTATTATTAGAAAAGGAAAAATTCTTCAGATAGGATCACCATATGAAGTTTATTATAAACCTAAATATAAATTTGTTGGAAAATTTCTTGGAAATCCTCCTATGAATTTCATTGAGGCTAATGTTGAAAATGACTTTTTAATAGTAAATGATAACAAAATTCCGTTACCTCAACATTATAAAGGAATTATTAAAAAACTTAATATAAACAAGGTTATTCTTGGATTCAGACCTCATGATGCAAATATAATAAAAGGAACATTTAATAATGGAATATATGGAGAAATATATTCTTTTGAACCTCTTGGTAAAGAGCAGATAGTAACTATATCTATTGGAGATACATTTATTAAAGTCCTTACTTCAGAAGATGAGAAATTTAATTTTGGAGAGAAGGTTACAGTAATTATTAGAGAAGATAGAGTAATTTTATTTGATAAAAAGACAGAAAAAGCCTTAGAATATTTAGCCTAA